One genomic window of Cheilinus undulatus linkage group 7, ASM1832078v1, whole genome shotgun sequence includes the following:
- the dtymk gene encoding thymidylate kinase has protein sequence MACKRGALIVLEGVDKAGKTTQCKKLVQALQQSGRPAEMMRFPDRTTTIGQLISAYLEKKSDLEDHTVHLLFSANRWELVPLMKKKLEQGTTLVVDRYAFSGVAFTSAKPGFSLDWCKNPDVGLPKPDLVMFLQLSPAEAALRGQFGEERYETRTFQKTVQQKFEYLMKDPSVSWQVIDASQSVEDVHKDITTRSLNAINTAQNLPLGELWK, from the exons ATGGCGTGTAAAAGAGGAGCTCTCATCGTGCTGGAGGGAGTAGATAAAGCCGGGAAAACGACGCAGTGCAAGAAGCTGGTTCAGGCGCTACAGCAGAGCGGTAGACCGGCGGAGATGATGAGATTTCCCG ACAGGACAACGACAATCGGACAGCTGATCAGCGCCTACCTGGAGAAAAAGAGTGATCTGGAGGACCACACAGTTCATCTGCTCTTCTCTGCAAACCGATGGGAACTAGT GCCTCTGATGAAGAAGAAGCTGGAGCAAGGCACCACTCTGGTTGTTGACCGGTACGCCTTCTCTGGGGTTGCTTTCACAAGTGCAAAGCCG GGTTTCAGCCTGGACTGGTGCAAGAACCCTGACGTGGGTCTGCCAAAGCCAGACCTTGTCATGTTTCTCCAGCTCAGTCCTGCAGAGGCGGCTCTCAGAGGCCAGTTTGGAGAGGAGAGATATGAAACCAGGACTTTCCAAAAAACAGTCCAACAGAAGTTTGAATACCTGATGAAGGATCCCTCAGTCAGCTGGCAG GTAATAGATGCTTCTCAGAGTGTTGAGGACGTGCACAAGGACATCACAACTCGCAGCCTAAATGCCATCAACACAGCCCAGAACCTGCCACTGGGAGAGCTTTGGAAGTGA